GGCGTCTGGTGCGCGAACAGCTCGGGCGGCCGGGCGCGCACGCCTCCCGGGTGCGGGGCCCGGCGCTGAGGGTGCTCGCCTCGGCGGGACCGGCCGACCGCCGTCTCCCGCTGCTGGCCGAGGCGCTCGAACTCGCCGAGGCGTCCGGGGACCGGTACGAACAGGCCCTGGTCCTGGCCGGCCTCGGTCGAGCGCACCTGGCCCGCGGCGGCCGGCGGCGCGCCCGGCTGCTGCTGCGACAGGCGCTGCATCTGGCCGAGGTGGGCGGGATGGCGGCGCTCTCGCGCGACCTGCTGGCGGTGTCGGGCGACCTCGGCGGCCCCGCGACGCCCTCGGCCGGGCCCGCCGGGATCGCCGCGCTGACCGAGTCGGAACGGCGCGTCGCCTCGCTGGCGGTGCTCGGCTACACCAACCGCGAGATCGCCGACCGGTTGTTCGTGACCCCGAGCACCGTCGAGCAGCACCTCACCCGGGTCTATCGGAAGCTGAACGTCAGGGATCGGCGGCAGCTCCCGGCGGACCTGCGGACGACGACCCGATCCCCAGCCGGTTGACCGACGCCGACTTCTCTTTCTCCGTATTACCTACTAAATCAGTAGGTATGGTCGTACACTGCCACCGGGTCTCCCGGCCACGGGTCCCCTGTCCGCTCCCAGCAGTGCTCGAACGGGGGAAGTGTGCGGTTCAACCTGCTCGGTCCGCTCGAGGTGATCAAGGATGACGTCCCCGTCCCGCTCGGCGGCCTGCACCGGCGCGCCGCCCTGGGGCTCCTGCTCCTGCATCCCAACGCGGTCGTCGCCACGGCCGACCTGGTCAGGGCCCTGTGGGACGACGACCCGCCGGCGACGGCCCGCAAGATGGTGCAGAACGCCGTCGCCGCGCTGCGCGACGTCCTCGCCGCCGAGGAACGGGTGTCGCTGCGGACCGTCGCCCCCGGCTACATGCTGCGCCTCGATCCCCACCGGATCGATCTCGCCGACTTCCGGGACCTGGTGAGGGACGGACGCACGGCGTTCCGCGCGGAGGCGTGGGACACGGCGGCCCGGCACCTCCGCGAGGCGCTCGGACTGTGGCGGGGCCCCGTGCTGGCCGACCTCTCCGAGATCGCGGCGGCCTGGCCGGAACCGGCCGCGCTCCAAGAGGAACGGCTCACCGCGCTGGAGGACTGCGCCGAGGCGGAACTCGCCCTCGGCCTCCACCGGGAGCTGCTCGGCGAGCTGGGCGCCGTCGCGGAGGCGGAGCCCGCACGGGAACGGCTGTGCGGCCTGGTGATGCTCGCGCTCTACCGATGCGGGCAGCAGGCGGAGGCCCTCGCCGCCTTCCACCGCACCCGCACCGTGCTGGTGGAGGAGTTCGGCCTGGATCCCGCCCCCGAGCTGCACCGGCTTCAGCGCGCGATCCTCGCCCAGGACCCCGACCTCCTCGTCCCCGCCTCGAAGGCGGCCCCGGCGCCCGCCCCGCCGGCTCCCCCGCGGGAGCGGTCCAAGCGTCCGATGGCGGAACGCAGGCACGCGAGCGTCGTCCTGGTCGAGGCACGGGTGAACGCCGACACCGACGACCCCGAGCGCGTCGACGAGGTGCTGACCGAGGTCGACCGGATCATCGACGCGGAGGCGGCCCACTTCGGCGGGCTCGTCCGCGGACCGCTCGGCCCCTACCGGCTGGTCGTCTTCGGCGTGCCCCGGGCGCACGGCGACGACGCGGCACGCGCGATCGGGGCGGCCCTGGCGATCCGGCGTCGGCTCGGCACGGCGCGCCCCGCCACGGCGCGGCTCGCGGTGGCGACCGGCGAGGTCCTGGCCGTCTACCGGGACGAGCACGACGCCGAGCCCGCCGAACTGACCGGCGCCGTGCTCGACGCCTGCCGCCGGATGCTGGCGCACGCCCGGCCGGACGGCGTCCGCGTCTGCGACCGCACCCGCCGCGCGGCCGGGCGCCCGTTCGGCCGGCGGGCCGGCGATCCGGTGTCGGGTTGGAACGTGACCGACGACCGACCGCCGGCCGTCCCGCCGCCGCCGAACCCGCCGTTCGTCGGCCGGGAGAAGGAGCGGGAACGCCTCTGGGAGCTGCTGGACGAGACCCTCCGCGAACGCAGGTCGCACCTGGTCACCGTCGTCGGCGAGCCGGGCATCGGCAAGAGCCGGCTGGTGAGCGAGTTCGGCAGGGAGGTGCGCGAACGGGTCGGCGCCGTCCGCGTCGTCTCCGGCGACGCCGCCTCCCTGGGGATCGCCCGGCCGGATCCGTGGCGTCCCGGCTGCCCGGCGGACCGGCCGGCGTCGGAGGCAAGCTCCGACGGCGCGTCCGGTCCGGGGCCGCACCGGCTCGACGTGCTCGCGGCGCGCACGCCGCTGGTGGCGGTGGTCGAAGATCTCCACCGCACGCCGGCGGCGTTCCTCGACCTCGTCACCGGCATGCACGAACGGCCGGACCGGGGCCCCCTGCTCGTCATCGCCACCACGCGCCCCGAGCGGCCGATCGACGCGGCCCCGGACGCCTCGGCCATCGTCCTCGGGCCGCTCGCCGACACGGAGATCACCGCGATGGCCGGCACCCTCTCCCCCGACCTGCTGCCGCTGATCGGGGGGAACCCGCTCTTCGCCCAGGAGTACGCGCGACTGCCGCCGCACCGCCCCGCCGGCCCGCCGCCGATACCGCCCCGGGTCCGCGACCTGCTCACGGTAAGGCTCGACGCCCTACCGGTCGCGGAACGGCTCGTGCTCCGCAGCGTGGCGGTCTTCGAACCGGCCGCGTCGGCGGAGGGTGTCGCGGCGGTGTCCGAGCGCTCCGCCGACGACGTGGCCGCACTGCTGGGGATCCTGGAGCGCAAGGGCGTGCTGTGCCGCACCCCGGCGGGCCACGCGTTCCGTCAGGCGCTGCTCCGGGCGGTCGCCTACGCGCAACTGCCGCGCAAGCACCGCATCGTCATGCACCGGAGGGCCGCGGCGTGGATCTCCGGTCTGCCCGCCGATCAGGGCGACCGGCTCGTGCACCACCACCGGCAGATGATCGCCCTGGCCGCGAACGACGACCGATCCATCGCCGTCCTCACCGAGCAGGCCAACCGGGCGCTCACCGACGCGGGACACCGCGCCGGCATGGCCGGCGAGCACCACGTCGCGGCCCGCTGCTACCAGGGCGCGCTGGAACTGTCGCACCCCGCCCCCGTCCCCGATCGGCAGCGGCTGCGTTCGCTCTACCGGCAGAGCCTGCGCCGCGTCGGCTCGGAGGCCCGCGTCCGCTGATCCGAATTACCGGCCGGTTCCCGGGCCGCCTCTAGAAAGGGCGTCATGACGACGAAGACGCTATTCGGGTACGGTCCCGGGCCCAACATCCCCGTGGCCTCGGCCGCCGCCCTGCTCCGGGACGCCGTCCGGGCGGACGAGGGCGGGCTCGACCTCATCTCCGTCACCGACCATCCGTACGAGGCCGACCGCCTGGAGGCGTACGCCGCGCTGGGCGTGCTCCTCGGCCACACGTCGAGGATCACCGCGGTGGCGACCGTCACCAACCTCGCGGTCCGTCCCGCGCCCCTGCTGGCCCGCACCCTCACCTCGCTGTCCGCGCTGTCGGGCGGTCGGATCGTGCTGGGCATCGGGGCCGGCTGGCGGTGGGACGACATCACCCGGTTCGGCGCGCAGGCGCTGACCCCCGGAGCGGCCGTGCGCTCCCTGGAGGAGGGGATCGTCCTCATCAAGAGTCTGGCGGGCGGCGGCGAGCCGGTCACCTTCGAAGGCGAGTTCCACCGCGTGACCGAGCTGTCCCCGGCCCCCGTCCCGGTCCCGCCCGTGTGGACCGGCTCGGTCGGGCCCAGGTCCCTCGCCGTGACGGGCCGCGTCGCCGACGGCTGGGTGGTGCCGCACGCGGCCGACTGGACCAGCGCCCTCTACCGCGAATCGCGTCCGCACATCGACGCGGCCGCGACCGCCGCCGGACGCGACCCCGCCGAGGTCGTCGACGTGTTCAACGTGCTCGCCCGGATCACCGCCGACCCGCTGCCCGCCACCCGCGACGAGTCCGGCCGC
The DNA window shown above is from Thermomonospora umbrina and carries:
- a CDS encoding BTAD domain-containing putative transcriptional regulator, which encodes MRFNLLGPLEVIKDDVPVPLGGLHRRAALGLLLLHPNAVVATADLVRALWDDDPPATARKMVQNAVAALRDVLAAEERVSLRTVAPGYMLRLDPHRIDLADFRDLVRDGRTAFRAEAWDTAARHLREALGLWRGPVLADLSEIAAAWPEPAALQEERLTALEDCAEAELALGLHRELLGELGAVAEAEPARERLCGLVMLALYRCGQQAEALAAFHRTRTVLVEEFGLDPAPELHRLQRAILAQDPDLLVPASKAAPAPAPPAPPRERSKRPMAERRHASVVLVEARVNADTDDPERVDEVLTEVDRIIDAEAAHFGGLVRGPLGPYRLVVFGVPRAHGDDAARAIGAALAIRRRLGTARPATARLAVATGEVLAVYRDEHDAEPAELTGAVLDACRRMLAHARPDGVRVCDRTRRAAGRPFGRRAGDPVSGWNVTDDRPPAVPPPPNPPFVGREKERERLWELLDETLRERRSHLVTVVGEPGIGKSRLVSEFGREVRERVGAVRVVSGDAASLGIARPDPWRPGCPADRPASEASSDGASGPGPHRLDVLAARTPLVAVVEDLHRTPAAFLDLVTGMHERPDRGPLLVIATTRPERPIDAAPDASAIVLGPLADTEITAMAGTLSPDLLPLIGGNPLFAQEYARLPPHRPAGPPPIPPRVRDLLTVRLDALPVAERLVLRSVAVFEPAASAEGVAAVSERSADDVAALLGILERKGVLCRTPAGHAFRQALLRAVAYAQLPRKHRIVMHRRAAAWISGLPADQGDRLVHHHRQMIALAANDDRSIAVLTEQANRALTDAGHRAGMAGEHHVAARCYQGALELSHPAPVPDRQRLRSLYRQSLRRVGSEARVR
- a CDS encoding LLM class flavin-dependent oxidoreductase, which codes for MTTKTLFGYGPGPNIPVASAAALLRDAVRADEGGLDLISVTDHPYEADRLEAYAALGVLLGHTSRITAVATVTNLAVRPAPLLARTLTSLSALSGGRIVLGIGAGWRWDDITRFGAQALTPGAAVRSLEEGIVLIKSLAGGGEPVTFEGEFHRVTELSPAPVPVPPVWTGSVGPRSLAVTGRVADGWVVPHAADWTSALYRESRPHIDAAATAAGRDPAEVVDVFNVLARITADPLPATRDESGRWLGGSVGQWVEELVVAVREHGANGFVYFDSDDPRSDLTLGRWTHEIVPAVRAALDEP